A genome region from Streptomyces pratensis includes the following:
- a CDS encoding DUF5682 family protein: protein MSAPSEETQFEALRGQLQDAATEFADGPDALQGILLGIVDDVDRAVREPLEIFPVCHHSPASAVAMARRLREKQPKVVYLELCEDMAPLLPELRNCRLPVAVQAFASEVKGFPAEWAPLSVVAPITEASAEYQAIAYALDTPGVELVLVDRSSDHVFQWQAGEKEPTGPDAPPAEEEAALHGDAVGVEIGDLRPRFAELEEHLLHHGRVRHWSEWWHQYVELPLGDSDHDTYRQVMLLIGSLFRRLAPGDTDRVRVDEDRERYMWTRMREHLAATGTDPEDCLYVCGAFHASSRVEEFGVHGSDTFEITPPSESTWQHGLIPSSHAAIEGQFGLAAGSVSIAATQWAKNLKRTRVQPFRLAGQAGAKKAAKPRKAVAPAVPEAPEEVSDKLTGFLQSPPALDRLDEAELLGWSVEIVRSARRNGYLASTADAIAVFETSILLAGMRDRARPTPYDFQDAAVTCIEKETVPGRRDVRRLVEILMGGDRIGQVGYDALPPLARDVHDRLAPLNLKLQQRGVQRALLDMNSQPDLRRCSDVLWMLRHLMPHGAARPIMGERELGKQSVQESWDLALGTHQRALIELGYEGVSIEQVLEQRLRRAAYAPNATTAQVLGAVEDAVLYLGSGRLADELGTRALEVLATERSVDGAPEVLRRVRRLLAYYRISRPVLPVWIESFAKTGYAHYCTLLPTAFADEDATVRQVAAMLGFLFSMESLALSLGCDRTQLDLAFAQSHPREPSRVALLWAARVQLGQVSRAELRKWCDGLLADPLVVPAYPRYLSGFLHALEPVPQLADFVVEAVSNAFARLPDPVLLPWLPTLITTLRSEGADLAPLLIREAGRVFPGRLAALDAWVPPWQAAPESPAAPAAAGGGTAGRAALLAAHPETCDSLAELLGCEDTWEAEAAVPSGAVLVGRHPETAAALEALLA from the coding sequence ATGAGTGCCCCGAGCGAGGAGACCCAGTTCGAGGCGCTGCGGGGACAACTCCAGGACGCCGCGACGGAGTTCGCCGACGGCCCGGACGCGTTGCAGGGCATCCTCCTCGGCATCGTCGACGACGTCGACCGCGCCGTGCGCGAGCCTCTGGAGATCTTCCCCGTCTGCCACCACTCGCCCGCGTCGGCAGTCGCGATGGCCCGGAGGCTCCGGGAGAAGCAGCCGAAGGTCGTGTATCTGGAGCTGTGCGAGGACATGGCGCCCCTGCTGCCGGAGCTGCGCAACTGCCGCCTGCCGGTGGCCGTCCAGGCGTTCGCGAGTGAGGTCAAGGGCTTCCCCGCGGAGTGGGCACCCCTGTCGGTCGTGGCCCCCATCACCGAGGCGTCGGCCGAGTACCAGGCCATCGCCTACGCGTTGGACACCCCCGGCGTCGAGCTGGTGCTCGTCGACCGGTCCTCGGACCACGTGTTCCAGTGGCAGGCGGGCGAGAAGGAGCCCACCGGCCCGGACGCCCCGCCCGCCGAGGAGGAGGCGGCGCTGCACGGCGACGCCGTGGGGGTGGAGATCGGCGACCTGCGGCCCCGCTTCGCCGAACTGGAGGAGCACCTGCTGCACCACGGCCGCGTGCGGCACTGGTCGGAGTGGTGGCACCAGTACGTCGAACTTCCGCTCGGCGACAGCGACCACGACACCTACCGCCAGGTCATGCTCCTCATCGGCAGCCTGTTCCGCCGTCTGGCCCCCGGGGACACGGACCGGGTCCGGGTGGACGAGGACCGTGAGCGCTACATGTGGACCAGGATGCGCGAACACCTCGCCGCGACCGGCACCGATCCGGAGGACTGCCTCTACGTCTGCGGCGCGTTCCACGCGTCCAGCCGTGTCGAGGAGTTCGGTGTCCACGGCAGCGACACCTTCGAGATCACTCCGCCGAGCGAGAGCACCTGGCAACACGGGCTCATCCCGTCCAGCCACGCCGCGATCGAGGGGCAGTTCGGCCTCGCCGCCGGGTCCGTGTCGATCGCCGCCACCCAGTGGGCCAAGAACCTCAAGCGCACCCGGGTACAGCCGTTCCGGCTCGCGGGCCAGGCGGGTGCCAAGAAGGCCGCGAAACCGAGGAAGGCCGTCGCGCCGGCAGTGCCCGAGGCACCGGAGGAAGTCTCCGACAAGCTCACGGGCTTCCTGCAGAGCCCTCCCGCCCTGGACCGGCTGGACGAGGCCGAACTCCTCGGATGGTCGGTGGAGATCGTGCGCTCCGCCCGGCGCAACGGCTATCTCGCCTCCACCGCCGACGCCATCGCGGTGTTCGAGACGTCGATCCTGCTGGCCGGCATGCGGGACCGGGCCAGGCCCACCCCGTACGACTTCCAGGACGCGGCGGTCACCTGCATCGAGAAGGAGACCGTGCCGGGGAGGCGCGACGTCCGCCGCCTCGTCGAGATCCTGATGGGCGGCGACCGGATCGGCCAGGTCGGCTACGACGCGCTGCCGCCCCTCGCCCGCGACGTGCACGACCGCCTCGCTCCGCTGAATCTCAAGCTCCAGCAGCGCGGTGTGCAGCGGGCCCTGCTGGACATGAACTCCCAGCCGGACCTGCGCCGGTGCTCCGACGTGCTGTGGATGCTGCGCCACCTGATGCCCCACGGCGCCGCCCGGCCGATCATGGGGGAACGGGAGCTCGGCAAGCAGTCGGTCCAGGAGTCCTGGGACCTTGCTCTGGGCACCCATCAGCGGGCGCTCATCGAGCTCGGCTACGAGGGCGTCAGCATCGAGCAGGTCCTGGAGCAGCGCCTGCGCCGCGCCGCCTACGCCCCGAACGCCACCACGGCGCAGGTCCTCGGGGCCGTGGAGGACGCCGTGCTGTATCTGGGCAGCGGCCGCCTCGCCGACGAGCTGGGCACCCGGGCCCTGGAGGTGCTCGCCACCGAGCGCAGCGTCGACGGAGCGCCGGAGGTCCTGCGCAGGGTGCGCCGGCTCCTGGCGTACTACCGGATCAGCAGGCCGGTGCTGCCGGTGTGGATCGAGTCCTTCGCCAAGACGGGGTACGCGCACTACTGCACGCTGCTGCCGACGGCGTTCGCCGACGAGGACGCGACCGTCCGTCAGGTCGCCGCGATGCTGGGATTCCTCTTCAGCATGGAGAGCCTCGCCCTGTCACTGGGCTGCGACCGGACCCAGCTGGACCTGGCCTTCGCACAGTCGCACCCACGGGAGCCGTCCAGGGTGGCGCTGCTGTGGGCGGCCCGGGTGCAGCTGGGGCAGGTCTCCCGCGCGGAGCTGAGGAAGTGGTGCGACGGACTGCTGGCCGACCCGCTGGTGGTGCCTGCCTATCCCCGGTACCTCAGCGGATTCCTGCACGCCCTGGAGCCGGTGCCGCAGCTGGCCGACTTCGTCGTGGAGGCGGTCTCGAACGCCTTCGCGCGGCTGCCGGATCCGGTGCTGCTCCCCTGGCTGCCGACGTTGATCACCACCCTGCGGTCCGAGGGCGCCGACCTGGCCCCTCTGCTGATCCGCGAGGCCGGCCGCGTCTTCCCCGGCCGCCTCGCGGCGCTGGACGCCTGGGTCCCGCCGTGGCAGGCCGCCCCGGAATCGCCGGCCGCCCCCGCGGCAGCCGGTGGCGGCACGGCCGGCCGTGCCGCACTGCTCGCCGCACACCCGGAGACCTGCGACAGCTTGGCGGAGCTGCTGGGCTGCGAGGACACGTGGGAGGCGGAGGCAGCGGTGCCCTCCGGCGCGGTACTCGTCGGACGCCACCCGGAGACGGCGGCGGCGCTGGAGGCGCTGTTGGCGTGA
- a CDS encoding ATP-binding protein, protein MSDLLRAPAEIKYAEELDWLESVDDGPKPFSWRLSPKMVRLFILGSERSDGLDREISQKWYGDRSFVERSIVTLASDRGLLLIGDPGTGKSWLAELLSAAISRNSTLVVQGTAGTTEDHIKYSWNVSMVISKGQSRESMIPSPIMTAMETGAIGRFEELTRSTSDVQDALISILSEKYISVPEMDSDNIVFAKPGFSVIATANSRDRGVNDLSSALKRRFNFVRIPVVTNKKSEAEIVRFRTEELLRRHRIELDVPPTLLDVLLESFADLRASAAAAGSDDEKLESALSSAEQIGVLEDAILHSNFFGERALTARTLASSLVGSLARREPEDLAILNKYLHGVVEPRSKEEGGSWPEFLEGGRDAIATLS, encoded by the coding sequence ATGTCCGACCTGTTGCGCGCCCCCGCCGAGATCAAGTACGCCGAAGAGCTCGACTGGCTGGAGTCCGTCGACGACGGCCCCAAGCCGTTCTCCTGGCGCCTCTCACCCAAGATGGTCCGCCTGTTCATCCTGGGCTCGGAGCGCTCCGACGGCCTCGACCGCGAGATCTCCCAGAAGTGGTACGGCGACCGCAGCTTCGTCGAGCGCTCCATCGTCACGCTGGCCTCCGACCGGGGTCTGCTCCTCATCGGCGACCCGGGCACGGGCAAGAGCTGGCTGGCCGAGCTGCTGTCCGCCGCCATCTCCCGCAACTCCACCCTCGTGGTGCAGGGAACGGCAGGTACCACCGAGGACCACATCAAGTACTCCTGGAACGTGTCCATGGTGATCTCCAAGGGCCAGTCGCGGGAGTCGATGATCCCCTCACCGATCATGACCGCGATGGAGACGGGGGCGATCGGCCGTTTCGAGGAGCTCACGCGCTCCACCAGTGACGTGCAGGACGCCCTGATCTCGATCCTGTCGGAGAAGTACATCTCGGTCCCGGAGATGGACAGCGACAACATCGTCTTCGCCAAGCCGGGCTTCTCCGTCATCGCCACGGCCAACAGCCGCGACCGCGGCGTAAACGACCTGTCCTCCGCGCTCAAGCGGCGTTTCAACTTCGTCCGCATCCCGGTGGTGACGAACAAGAAGAGCGAGGCGGAGATCGTCCGCTTCCGCACGGAGGAGCTGCTGCGCCGGCATCGGATCGAGCTGGACGTGCCGCCGACCCTGCTCGACGTACTGCTGGAGAGCTTCGCCGACCTCCGGGCCTCCGCCGCCGCAGCCGGAAGTGACGACGAGAAGCTGGAGTCCGCCCTGTCGAGCGCCGAGCAGATCGGCGTACTGGAGGACGCGATCCTGCACAGCAACTTCTTCGGCGAACGCGCGCTGACCGCCCGTACCCTCGCCTCCTCGCTCGTCGGCTCGCTGGCCCGGCGCGAGCCCGAGGACCTGGCCATCCTCAACAAGTACCTGCACGGCGTCGTCGAGCCGCGCAGCAAGGAGGAGGGCGGCTCCTGGCCCGAGTTCCTCGAGGGCGGCCGTGACGCGATCGCCACCCTGTCATGA
- a CDS encoding MbtH family protein, translated as MTNPFDDESGRFVALVNDEGQYSLWPAHIEVPGGWRAAGPEGSRQECLDVIEGAWTDMRPAGLVRATRGDAR; from the coding sequence GTGACCAATCCTTTCGATGACGAGTCGGGGCGGTTCGTGGCGCTGGTGAACGACGAGGGGCAGTACTCGTTGTGGCCCGCGCACATCGAGGTTCCGGGCGGCTGGCGCGCCGCCGGTCCGGAAGGTTCGCGTCAGGAATGTCTGGACGTGATCGAGGGTGCCTGGACCGACATGCGGCCCGCCGGCCTGGTGCGGGCGACGCGGGGCGACGCAAGGTAG